The Ptiloglossa arizonensis isolate GNS036 chromosome 9, iyPtiAriz1_principal, whole genome shotgun sequence nucleotide sequence cAATCGCGACACTTTTATATAATGTTGCGCTAATATTTACTTCTACTGACGTTAAATCGATCACCTTTGATGATCTCGAACAGTAAATACAGTCCGTACAAACAGACGAAGCAAATATTTCGTTTGCACATTTctgtgtttaatatttttctcataACTTTTCAACAAAGCACTTATGTACCTACGTTCGCATAACGTTTCTTTTCTCATCTCTGCTCGCGGAATATCTGACACAGATTGTTCAATTTGGGCCACCCTGTAACCTAGTATTAATCGTTTTGTAAGCAGCGCACATAGCACGGTAGTTGAGCCTAGTAGAATTAGAAACGATATCGTAAATACACAATCTGTCCAGGCGCGACACACGAAATTAGCAAACACAATTACGAGGAATTATATTAATCGACTAGAATTTTTTAGAAgcgtcgagaaaggattgaaacACACGCTAAAGTgctgtataaaatattaatcaaaTAAACGTTGTATTCAATGACACGTGACTCACCGATGCTTCCTTTGGGACTGTCGCTTCCGCCCACTATGGTGAATCCCAGTGATTTCTTTCCAGGACCCTTCTGGAAAACGACCGTGAGGAACGTTGAAACGGTGGTCCTGGGTCTTCTGGGCAGTGTACAAAAATTCGAGACACTCTGGGAGCCACTGTTGTCCACATTGACTCCAGACTTCTCCGAAGACATGGACCTGTTGCACTCGTTCCTCCTGTCGCGATGATGTCTGCTGTGATGCTTCGTGAACCGTGACTTGGGCGAGTTATCCACAATCACTCCGTGACCGTTCTCCATGTTGACGTTCTCGTAATCGACACTGCTCTCGGTCAGTTTCTTCGGGGACTGATCCAGAGCAGAGTACCTGGAGACGACGATATCCACGTCTCCGGGTCCGTTACCACTGCCAAGAATCTTTCTAGCCTCGGCCATGTTGAGTCCTCGCAGCCTCTTGCCGTTAACGATGAGGATCTCGTCACCGATTCTCAAAGTACCCTCTTTGTCAGCGAGTCCGTTCGGTACCACGTGAGCCACCAGGTAGCCAGGACTCGACTCGGCGGTTTTCGCGATGAAAATACCCAAACACTGATCAGAGCTCTCCCTGGGTAGCTTAACGACCATAGTCTCGGTAGTGTACGATCTGTTCCTGATGACCGGTAACCGAGAGCTTTGATAACCCTCCGAGGTTATCGACTCTTTAGAGTCCATCCTCGCGATAACGTCTTTTCTATCCGAAGTCTTCGAGTCCTGGCGATCTATCAACTCGTTGTTAGCTGCCTGACGGATCTGATTCGCGGAATCTTCGAGCGCATGCGCTCTGGACACGTCCCTCCTGCAACCTCTACCCTCGTTTCGGCCGCAATAAACGTCCAGGCTGGAGAACATCCTCGCGGTTCTCTCGACGTCCACGATGGACGAGGAGGGTTTTCTAGGTGGTAGTTGCGGCGCGGAATTCAAAGACGAGTCGTTGAGGCCGTTCAGCAAACCGGAAGCGCTGCTGCTACATCTGTCGTCGAGAAGCGAACTGGTCGCGGAATCGTTATCCAGGATCCCAGAATCGTTGTCGTCCTGGTCCTGTTCCTCGTACAAAGGATTCGTGCGGAGTTCCTCGAGACCTGGTAAAGTACCGTACGAGAAACTCCTCAGTCTTCTTCTTTCTCTGTCCTTGCCCTCTTTCTTGTAGATCTTCGCGATCAGTTTACTGGTGGAGCTCTTCAAGTACCTGTCCTGCATGGCTCGAAACTTAGCGGCCAGACAACTGGACGGCGTGATACTGTCGAATTGGGAACCGTCTTTGAACGCTGGATCCTCAGTGCTGGTAGATACTTCCGTATCCTGGTTTATCGATCTACCGGAACCTCGATGATTGTGAACGTACTCTTTGCTCTTGCGCCATCTGCGACAGTGTTGATTGGCGTTCTCCTCGACAATGTCCTTCTTCGGTGGTCCGATTGGTTTCTGACCAGGTGCAGGACGAAAACCAAGGATAGAGAAACGTTCTTCTTGTTGTTTCCTGTGCGGTAGCCTACTCTGAGACTTCGAGCGTCTTTTCCTCTTCGCTTGCGTCTTCTCTTCCTCTATGATCTCCTTCAGATCCGACTCGCAGACCGATCTGCGAAATTCGTTCCTGGTGATGCCTCGTTGGTTCAACTCGCACGTGGAACGAAACTGCAGCTTGTCCAGGTCCTCGTCCTCTTCTTGGTCCTCGTCGTCGGAGTCTCGGTCCTTGAAGAAGTTCAGTCTGGTGTTTCTCACACGGTCCAGGATGGGATTACGTTTCTCCCCGATCCGCCGCCTCTCCTCTTGGATTCTCTTCTTATCCTTCTTGGCAGGACTCCGCTCGGTCGTCACTTGCGACGTCTGCACGTTGTAACAGTTCCTTTCTGATTCGGAACTGGAGGATTTTCGACGAGCCCATCGCACTGGGGACATGTCTgttaaaaagagagaaagtgGTTAGTAAATAGAAGTCACgcttcgaaaatttatttatctgcATTTAGGTTTTGTTATAGTTATAGAGGGAGTGAGtaaattaagtataacgtaatgcAAAGATTGAATAAaggaagtataacgtattacgaaaacTAAATAAAGTAAGTATAACATATTGAaaggattaaataaaataagtttTGTTTAGTCTTCGTAATATCTTatacttattttatttaatcttttcaatacgttatacttattttatttaatccttTCAATATGTTACACTTGTTTTATTTAGTttttgtaatatgttatacttaTTTTATTCAATCTTTGCATTATCTTACACTTAATTTATTTACTCTCTCCAGAACGAGACTACCGTAATACTAGTTCTTCGACGTTTAGATCCTCATCAGGAATTAGATTATACAGTTGCTTGTTTACGTTCTAAGAACGACTATATAAATAGTATggaggtatgaatatttttaaatatacgtgtCAAAAATACtagatataattaattaatcgcgATCTAATGTCACCAATCTTCGAAAATTGACACATTACTTCGTTATAGCTCATAACATTACCGTGAtgcatattttcaaatattctatcGGATGATTATAATATTGGATATACGGTCGTTTTTAGAACATGAACATCTAGTCCGCGTAATCTACACTTACCGCCCAACTTACCGATGAGAACCTGAATAACAAGGTTGAAACGTTGTATAACTAGTATTACTGTAATCTCGCTCTAGAGAGTTTCAATAAAATAAGTATAACTTATACACTATCGTACGATGCTTAAAATAACGAACAGCTTTATTGCTTTGCATCAACAGTTGGTGTAAAATCAAAAACTGTGTAAAAAGACAGATCATTTAAATTGAAAGGATCGATCCAGAGTTTGAACAACGTATGGAACATTTTGTCCGTGTGTCGTTAATTTAAAAACGAtaacacaaaaatatttaacgtgCGAAACAGTTGTAAACTTAACGATCTTCGATGATTGCTCCTATGATCCTCATCTGAGAAACTACTTCTTTTCCTACACcccatttataatatttttcaccggTAATTACAAGTTTGCACAAGTTTGCGGGTACTTTCACACTCTTTGAAAACGCAATCCTTTAATTCAAAAGAAATTGCGGCCATTGTAATTTTAAACAGTAGAATTACTTTTTAAAGTACTGGTAAAAGAACGGAGGTTCAACCGACACAAATTACATTTTGTGAAATGTTGTATCAACTGGTTTTTCCTCGTACGATCCACGTGTATCGTTAATCCGTCGCACCAAATGTTCGTCATCTTCTCGACGCGTTTTGTCACCATCTGAGGAGAGTGTAAACGCGAATGAACCTCGAAACTTCGCGAAGCAACAACAGTCACGATGAAAATGATCGTTTTCCGCGAGGCGTGACATTATATGAGTTTCAGTCTGGCTCGAAGACGCTTCGCGCAGGATGTGTGTAAGGCAGGACATCCCGTATGAGCAATTCGCATGAGCACGTTGCTAGAGTAAAAATAGTGACGTGTAGGAGAACAGTATCTCGAGGAAATGGAGGCtgagaatcgaacgaacgaaccggaaGTAACGATCGAGAATGAATTCCTTTGAGGTATTGAAAAgtgtcgaacgaaagaatgcaGATTACAGGAAACGGAATTGTTGGTACCTTTCATTTCGAATATTTAGTTGCAAATATTGATCCGTTAGAAAGACACTattgtttcgaaagaaaattttcaacggtttggaaaaatatttaattttttaagcgACACGAAATCTAATGCAAAATTTTCTGGATTTCcatgaatttttttcaatctttcgtGACTTCTTATTAGTGCTATTTTGTATTTAGAAACGATCAATTAATATCTAATTGCACAATTCGGTTGCATATTTAAGTGAAAATAAACTAAAATTTGCAGATAAGTTTGACGAGTTTCCATATCGtcttgaaaaattttcttttcgacacACACGTTACTTTCTGAAACAACGCTTCAAACGATTTCGACGTAGTACTATAGAATTTAGGCCAACGACCGCTGGGGGGTATGGGGCGCAGTTGGAAAACTTATAAGTACTCAGAGTGCAACAAGGGTGGTCAGGGTTGCCGTATACGTTCCATTTAGAACATATAGGGTGAACTTGTCAAAGCATTCTTCCTCGCCAATTTAAACGGAACATTTTAAGTCGCTAGTTACGGCGTTTAAATAATGGggaaaataatgaaacgaatTAAACGACTTTGAGACAAAATAAACGAAAGTCAGTTTGAAAATCAGTTGTGCTGGTGTAATTTACAGTGAGTATTGCATTTGAGTGATCGAACAATTGATTATCGATACATCGTACACGGTTGCATTCTCGTCTTTGTCAAGTGCATTTCTAAGGTAACAAATCCACACGTATCGTTACAATTAGAAAAGTacgtaagtaattttaaaataacgATAAGAAAAGAAAGTCGTTAACCTTAATATTTATTTCCTCGAAAGAAATACTTTCTTCCTTAgacattttctatattttttgaaACAACAGAGATATTAAACAGGTCAAAACGAAAGAAACACACCGTATGTAGAGCACGGATGTTAAATAATTCCTGtacacaaaatttattaaatattttacaggtACACGAGTGTAAAATTTCTTGCTCGTGGTATATTAAGTAATTATCATCGAAGAGAACATATCTTGTCAGTGAAAAAATGAATGGGAGCGCGTAACTGATTTAAATGGTGTAATTTTACAATGCGACGTTAATGTTGCATAAATACTCGAGATAGTAACTTTTTGAGCTCCGGGTAAATATTAGAGCGAATTTAGCGAAGTACAGGAAGCGGGTTTCGCTCGATATCTATATTTCTCGAGTATCGACGGTAATGATAGAGAACGTGGCCAGGAGTTACACGGTAAATAGACTTCGAGGTTAGAAAGGATCGAAGAAAGCGTTTCACGGTTGGAGGGTAAAGAAAAAAGCagatgaaaaaagaagaatggaCACCGCGCTTTTGCGGTAAATGTAACACGATAAACCGATGGACGAGAAAAGCAGACAAAGGAGTGATTTCACCGGCGAGAGTCGTTCCGTTGAAACGAGACTGCCGAAACTTGTTCACCGCGTTACGAAATCGAAACCACACCGAGATAATAATTATCGTACAAGCACGTGTAATGATCGTACTTTACGTAACAGCGACTTTATTAATGTAGAGCAACGTGTAATCGACGATTATTGATATCGAAGTTTCGATGAAACCAGATGGAGAGAATTTTTCGATGGGAAATGtaactcgatgaaaatttacttATTTTCGTTAGAGAAACTGCTGGAAACGTGACATTCGAATTTAATTACTGTTATCAATTTCCACGACACGATTGCAGATGTTCAGGGAAAGAACACGACTAGAAATTTCGGTGTAGATAATGAAAAAAGACAGGAAATATTGTCGCGATTgatagaagaaatatttttgaagaaataattgaaaatgcaGGGCAAAacgaatatgaaaatattaggttgttcggaaatttcgttttcttttttggtagaaatgatacacgatttttttagagtgtataaacattttattaaattatatattctccattttggaaaacgaaatcactttccgaacaacccaatagtttagtAATTTTTGCATTACGAAATGTTCGAAGACCCTGACTTTTTTTCATAGAATTGGTAGAATTTCGTTGATAAATTGTAGAGCTATTAGGAAATATTTAACCACTGACATTTCTTGCTACGAAGGAATTCGTTGAAGTTTGCATAACGTTGCAGAGTTATTGCTGGCCAACAATATCACGAAGTTTTTCTTCGATATCCAAGGTAAGTTTACAAAATACGTCCCATTTTCTTTTTGCATTCGATGTAACAAAATCCATAGGAAGACTAATGACAACATACTTGAGCGAACtttatttgaaatgaaaataagaaataacaaTTTGAAACAATGTAGTTTCCTCTCGTGTAACATTCGCTTTAATTTGCGTCATGAAGAGTAAAAAAAGACGTTgtttcgatatatttttgttactttcaaaataatatattaatcaaTTTTGATTTTTACTTATATATAAAACTAAG carries:
- the LOC143151272 gene encoding uncharacterized protein LOC143151272 isoform X2, with translation MSPVRWARRKSSSSESERNCYNVQTSQVTTERSPAKKDKKRIQEERRRIGEKRNPILDRVRNTRLNFFKDRDSDDEDQEEDEDLDKLQFRSTCELNQRGITRNEFRRSVCESDLKEIIEEEKTQAKRKRRSKSQSRLPHRKQQEERFSILGFRPAPGQKPIGPPKKDIVEENANQHCRRWRKSKEYVHNHRGSGRSINQDTEVSTSTEDPAFKDGSQFDSITPSSCLAAKFRAMQDRYLKSSTSKLIAKIYKKEGKDRERRRLRSFSYGTLPGLEELRTNPLYEEQDQDDNDSGILDNDSATSSLLDDRCSSSASGLLNGLNDSSLNSAPQLPPRKPSSSIVDVERTARMFSSLDVYCGRNEGRGCRRDVSRAHALEDSANQIRQAANNELIDRQDSKTSDRKDVIARMDSKESITSEGYQSSRLPVIRNRSYTTETMVVKLPRESSDQCLGIFIAKTAESSPGYLVAHVVPNGLADKEGTLRIGDEILIVNGKRLRGLNMAEARKILGSGNGPGDVDIVVSRYSALDQSPKKLTESSVDYENVNMENGHGVIVDNSPKSRFTKHHSRHHRDRRNECNRSMSSEKSGVNVDNSGSQSVSNFCTLPRRPRTTVSTFLTVVFQKGPGKKSLGFTIVGGSDSPKGSIGIFIKSVLPGGQAAEDGRLRAGDEILAVNGHVCHDLTHRKAVQLFRNIKTGPIALHLCRRVKNKELQATKAKSCADLLLVDA
- the LOC143151272 gene encoding uncharacterized protein LOC143151272 isoform X1, coding for MRWFRGHAEAPRLLSLSPLQADEDLDGASYHFHAASQYRDMSPVRWARRKSSSSESERNCYNVQTSQVTTERSPAKKDKKRIQEERRRIGEKRNPILDRVRNTRLNFFKDRDSDDEDQEEDEDLDKLQFRSTCELNQRGITRNEFRRSVCESDLKEIIEEEKTQAKRKRRSKSQSRLPHRKQQEERFSILGFRPAPGQKPIGPPKKDIVEENANQHCRRWRKSKEYVHNHRGSGRSINQDTEVSTSTEDPAFKDGSQFDSITPSSCLAAKFRAMQDRYLKSSTSKLIAKIYKKEGKDRERRRLRSFSYGTLPGLEELRTNPLYEEQDQDDNDSGILDNDSATSSLLDDRCSSSASGLLNGLNDSSLNSAPQLPPRKPSSSIVDVERTARMFSSLDVYCGRNEGRGCRRDVSRAHALEDSANQIRQAANNELIDRQDSKTSDRKDVIARMDSKESITSEGYQSSRLPVIRNRSYTTETMVVKLPRESSDQCLGIFIAKTAESSPGYLVAHVVPNGLADKEGTLRIGDEILIVNGKRLRGLNMAEARKILGSGNGPGDVDIVVSRYSALDQSPKKLTESSVDYENVNMENGHGVIVDNSPKSRFTKHHSRHHRDRRNECNRSMSSEKSGVNVDNSGSQSVSNFCTLPRRPRTTVSTFLTVVFQKGPGKKSLGFTIVGGSDSPKGSIGIFIKSVLPGGQAAEDGRLRAGDEILAVNGHVCHDLTHRKAVQLFRNIKTGPIALHLCRRVKNKELQATKAKSCADLLLVDA